A genomic segment from Saprospiraceae bacterium encodes:
- a CDS encoding AraC family transcriptional regulator yields MNVTVQMSIIKDIIYESANYGANKMVLAQAAGFSLATLDDGDYWVGLEEANKVWELALAATRKEHLGLHIGQSSNPHVIGLLGYLMESCPELATAFAQLTRFNALFGNMFSYNHEATKDHFIVYYNPHPEWWRRFPHTAQQAIETSMSRTLSIIKRFTGKSIFPSMAHFNYPCPVDTSDFQAILKTNLYFNAGYNALVFSPDLASLPVASHNITLYQEFERLAQEKLNALMLTESLENSIKQMLLSSMDSPLPTLEQVADQMHCSPRTLQRKLQKEGTNFQLILENIRKDLAIQFLAQQHNKPREVASFLGYADPRVFRRAFKRWTGKSPAAFILDKTTKV; encoded by the coding sequence ATGAATGTCACGGTACAGATGTCTATCATCAAGGATATTATTTATGAATCGGCTAATTATGGCGCCAATAAAATGGTTCTGGCTCAGGCTGCCGGTTTCAGCCTTGCAACCCTGGATGATGGAGACTATTGGGTGGGACTGGAAGAAGCTAATAAAGTCTGGGAACTCGCATTAGCAGCCACTAGAAAGGAACACCTAGGTTTACATATTGGCCAAAGTAGCAATCCACATGTAATCGGACTATTGGGGTATTTAATGGAGAGTTGCCCTGAATTAGCCACCGCATTTGCCCAACTGACTCGGTTTAATGCCTTGTTTGGGAATATGTTTTCTTATAATCATGAGGCTACCAAAGATCATTTTATTGTCTATTATAACCCCCATCCTGAATGGTGGCGACGTTTCCCGCATACCGCCCAACAAGCTATTGAAACCAGCATGTCACGTACCTTGTCTATTATTAAGCGATTTACAGGAAAAAGCATTTTTCCGAGTATGGCCCATTTCAATTACCCATGCCCAGTTGACACCTCCGATTTCCAAGCTATCTTAAAAACCAATTTATATTTTAATGCGGGGTACAATGCGCTGGTGTTTTCACCGGACCTTGCAAGTCTTCCAGTTGCTAGCCACAATATTACTTTATACCAAGAATTTGAACGCCTTGCCCAGGAAAAGTTAAACGCTTTAATGCTGACAGAAAGCTTGGAGAATAGTATCAAACAAATGTTGTTGTCATCCATGGACAGCCCATTACCGACCCTTGAACAGGTGGCTGACCAAATGCATTGCTCACCTCGAACCTTACAGCGGAAATTGCAAAAAGAAGGAACCAATTTTCAACTTATCCTTGAAAATATTCGAAAAGATTTAGCTATTCAATTTTTGGCACAACAGCATAATAAGCCAAGAGAAGTTGCCTCGTTTTTAGGCTATGCTGACCCCCGCGTCTTTCGCAGAGCCTTCAAGCGTTGGACTGGTAAATCGCCTGCCGCTTTTATCTTGGACAAGACTACAAAAGTTTAA
- a CDS encoding DUF4345 domain-containing protein, with protein MKREIVAKIFLIVVAIPTLLVGLQAFFDPQAIMDNVSVILDNSSGKSSTRAIYGGMHIAFGLFFIYGAFKAQREALLILALYATGFAAGRFYSLAVDGMPNTFIFTWIWVETILALSAWGLLLKTEK; from the coding sequence ATGAAAAGAGAAATTGTTGCAAAAATCTTTCTGATAGTCGTTGCCATTCCCACCCTTTTAGTTGGTCTTCAGGCCTTTTTCGATCCACAAGCCATTATGGATAATGTAAGTGTAATCTTGGATAACAGCAGTGGAAAAAGCTCGACAAGGGCTATTTATGGCGGCATGCACATAGCCTTTGGTTTATTTTTCATTTATGGTGCATTTAAAGCGCAGAGAGAAGCCTTATTGATTTTGGCACTTTATGCGACAGGTTTTGCGGCGGGTCGGTTTTATAGTTTAGCAGTAGATGGCATGCCTAATACTTTCATATTTACGTGGATTTGGGTGGAAACGATACTGGCATTGAGTGCTTGGGGATTGCTTTTGAAAACAGAGAAGTAG
- a CDS encoding sterol desaturase family protein, whose amino-acid sequence MDAFIAFFENMPNLYKLAWIFICLSFTWLLEFSVPLTTLNYRKWRHAGRNLIFLSTSLIINVLFGLATVGVFYWLGESEFGLLNLVQLNPWLALLLSIMALDFVAQWFAHFLLHRVKWMWKFHLVHHSDTKVDATTGTRHHPGDYLIREVFSLATIIIFGIPLGFYLFYRILTVFFAYFTHANIRLPQWLDKALSLVIVTPNMHKFHHHFERPWTDTNFGNIFSFWDRALGTMVYDDPKKVRYGVDVLNDSLDEDVIYQFKVPFDKRVKTDY is encoded by the coding sequence ATGGACGCCTTTATCGCTTTTTTTGAAAACATGCCCAATTTATACAAATTGGCTTGGATATTTATATGCCTTTCCTTCACTTGGCTATTAGAATTTAGTGTTCCCCTCACTACCTTGAACTATCGAAAATGGCGGCATGCGGGGCGCAATTTGATTTTTTTATCGACATCACTGATTATTAATGTTCTATTCGGTCTTGCAACCGTAGGCGTTTTCTATTGGTTGGGAGAAAGCGAATTTGGCTTGTTAAATTTGGTGCAATTGAATCCCTGGCTAGCGCTGCTGCTTTCCATCATGGCGCTGGATTTTGTGGCCCAATGGTTTGCCCATTTTCTCCTCCATCGCGTAAAATGGATGTGGAAATTCCATTTGGTTCATCATAGCGACACCAAGGTAGATGCTACTACTGGGACGCGGCACCATCCGGGCGATTACCTGATCAGAGAAGTTTTTTCCTTGGCTACCATTATTATCTTTGGCATCCCCCTCGGCTTTTACCTGTTTTATCGCATTTTGACGGTTTTTTTCGCTTATTTCACCCATGCCAATATCCGGTTGCCGCAGTGGTTGGACAAAGCCCTAAGTCTGGTTATTGTCACGCCTAATATGCATAAATTCCATCACCATTTTGAGCGACCTTGGACGGATACCAATTTTGGCAATATTTTTTCATTTTGGGATCGAGCTTTAGGCACCATGGTATATGACGACCCTAAAAAAGTGCGCTATGGTGTAGATGTGCTCAATGACAGCCTGGACGAAGATGTGATCTATCAATTTAAAGTACCTTTTGATAAGAGAGTGAAGACTGATTACTGA
- a CDS encoding aspartate kinase, giving the protein MKQNVKVFKFGGASLKNPEMLQNVGQILQSYKDEQLVIVVSAMGKTTDALEAIAVAHAQQNGQAPALLAAIKQQHFEACQAFFEPSHEVFALLNDTFVEIEWVLEEEPHENYDYMYDQIVSIGELASSRVVHAYLNKIGLPTQWVDARDIILTDDMFREGWVQWDETVANAKRIVEPLLQTPGFVITQGFIGSTTENFTTTLGREGSDYTAAIFSFCLDAESMTIWKDVPGVLTGDPRVFDNVTKLDLLSYKEAIEMTYYGAKVIHPKTIKPLQNKSIPLYVKSFIDPSGAGTYISGEVEDNYPPMVAIEKKQALLYISTRDFSFVAEHHMSYLFKMITAFRLQVNMMQNTAICFSICVNDIDDKVDQFIKAIEDQFKVIIDRNLELITVRHYHEHILGDLRGDKVVLLEERIRETIQMVLKDVPVMRRKKEIEA; this is encoded by the coding sequence ATGAAGCAAAATGTAAAGGTCTTTAAGTTCGGAGGTGCTTCCTTGAAAAACCCTGAAATGTTGCAGAATGTTGGCCAGATACTCCAATCCTATAAAGATGAGCAATTAGTCATAGTCGTTTCTGCTATGGGTAAAACCACGGACGCGCTAGAAGCCATCGCTGTAGCTCATGCCCAACAAAACGGGCAGGCGCCAGCCTTGCTAGCAGCCATCAAGCAACAGCATTTTGAAGCCTGCCAAGCATTTTTTGAGCCTAGTCACGAAGTTTTTGCTTTGCTCAACGATACTTTTGTAGAAATAGAGTGGGTATTAGAAGAAGAACCTCATGAGAATTATGACTACATGTATGACCAAATCGTTTCCATTGGTGAGTTGGCTTCGTCAAGGGTCGTTCATGCCTATCTCAATAAAATTGGCCTACCTACGCAATGGGTAGATGCTCGGGATATTATACTGACAGATGATATGTTCAGGGAAGGTTGGGTGCAATGGGATGAGACGGTGGCGAATGCCAAGCGTATCGTAGAGCCGCTGTTGCAAACCCCAGGATTTGTAATTACCCAAGGCTTTATAGGAAGTACCACCGAAAACTTTACTACGACACTTGGTAGAGAAGGTTCGGATTATACAGCGGCAATATTCTCCTTCTGTCTGGACGCCGAAAGCATGACGATTTGGAAAGATGTGCCAGGTGTGCTTACGGGGGATCCACGCGTGTTCGACAATGTCACTAAGCTGGATTTGCTCTCTTACAAAGAGGCTATTGAAATGACTTATTATGGAGCAAAAGTTATCCACCCCAAGACCATTAAACCATTGCAAAATAAAAGTATCCCACTTTATGTTAAGTCCTTTATTGATCCAAGTGGGGCTGGTACCTATATTTCGGGTGAGGTAGAAGACAATTACCCGCCAATGGTGGCTATTGAAAAAAAGCAAGCCTTATTGTATATTTCCACGCGTGACTTTTCCTTTGTAGCGGAGCACCATATGAGTTATCTATTTAAGATGATCACAGCGTTTCGTTTGCAGGTCAATATGATGCAGAATACGGCTATTTGTTTTTCCATTTGTGTTAATGATATTGATGATAAAGTGGATCAATTCATCAAGGCGATTGAGGATCAATTCAAAGTTATTATTGATCGAAACCTGGAATTGATAACCGTTCGTCATTACCATGAGCATATTTTGGGCGATTTACGCGGAGATAAAGTCGTGCTTTTAGAAGAGCGCATTCGGGAAACGATACAAATGGTGTTGAAAGACGTCCCAGTCATGAGGCGAAAAAAAGAAATAGAAGCCTAG
- the tilS gene encoding tRNA lysidine(34) synthetase TilS, with protein MSLLHRFQQYLPHQELFSVEEKVLLAVSGGIDSVTMVHLFKQAGLSFGIAHCNFQLRGSVSDEDEQFIKALAAAKEVPFYSIAFPTAQMAAASKQSIQVVARELRYEWLEKIRQENKYQWIATAHHLNDAIETFFYNFTKGAGLKGLRGMNAKRAHLIRPLLFVPREEIERYASEENLAFREDSSNLTDKYARNKIRHHVIPLLKTINPNLEETAARNLDHLEEAYYLYQLALVAWQQKWVLQMGGQLHIQKQGLRQDFPAASSLLFETLRNYGFQSAQIAQMLDHLGGEAGAQFFSTTHRLLVDRAAFILEPIKTVEDTLDRITVDKEENVIGLSGGMLTFERKSGSPETYSSPSESAYIDTKNIRYPLEVRHWQEGDTFCPLGMNGKHQKLQDFFSNNNLSRFDKEKVWLLVNADGAIIWVIGYRVDDRFKILPSTQSFLEITYLKKVL; from the coding sequence ATGAGTTTGCTTCATCGATTCCAGCAATATCTACCTCACCAAGAACTTTTTTCCGTAGAGGAGAAAGTCTTGCTGGCAGTGAGTGGTGGTATCGACTCGGTGACGATGGTTCATTTGTTTAAACAAGCGGGTTTGTCTTTTGGGATAGCACATTGTAATTTCCAATTGAGGGGTTCTGTATCCGATGAGGATGAACAATTTATCAAAGCGCTCGCAGCGGCTAAGGAGGTTCCTTTTTATAGCATTGCTTTCCCTACAGCACAAATGGCAGCGGCCAGCAAACAATCTATTCAGGTTGTAGCAAGAGAATTGCGTTATGAATGGTTAGAAAAGATTCGGCAGGAAAACAAGTACCAATGGATTGCCACCGCCCACCATTTGAACGATGCCATAGAAACTTTTTTTTATAATTTCACCAAAGGTGCTGGCCTGAAAGGTTTACGAGGCATGAACGCCAAGCGGGCGCACCTTATTCGTCCTTTGCTTTTTGTACCACGGGAGGAAATAGAGCGGTATGCAAGCGAAGAAAATCTTGCCTTTAGAGAGGATAGTTCCAATTTGACGGACAAATACGCGCGGAATAAAATCAGGCATCATGTCATTCCCCTTTTAAAAACGATTAACCCTAATTTGGAGGAAACGGCAGCCCGCAATTTGGACCATTTGGAAGAAGCTTATTATCTGTATCAATTGGCCTTAGTGGCCTGGCAACAAAAATGGGTGCTGCAAATGGGGGGGCAGCTGCATATTCAAAAACAGGGCTTAAGACAGGATTTTCCTGCTGCCAGCAGCTTATTATTTGAAACCTTGCGCAATTACGGCTTTCAATCTGCCCAAATAGCTCAAATGCTCGATCACCTGGGGGGAGAGGCTGGTGCACAATTTTTTTCTACGACCCATCGGTTGTTAGTGGATAGAGCGGCCTTTATTTTGGAGCCCATAAAGACAGTTGAAGACACTTTGGATAGAATTACCGTTGACAAAGAAGAAAATGTCATCGGATTATCAGGTGGGATGCTTACCTTTGAAAGGAAATCAGGTTCCCCGGAAACCTATTCTTCTCCCTCGGAGTCAGCTTATATTGACACCAAAAATATTCGCTATCCCTTAGAGGTGAGGCATTGGCAAGAAGGAGATACTTTTTGCCCTTTAGGGATGAACGGGAAACACCAGAAATTGCAAGATTTTTTTAGCAATAATAACCTGTCTCGGTTTGATAAAGAAAAAGTATGGCTATTAGTGAATGCAGATGGAGCGATCATATGGGTGATTGGATATCGAGTAGATGATCGATTCAAAATTTTGCCAAGTACCCAATCTTTCCTTGAGATAACCTATTTAAAAAAAGTCCTATGA
- a CDS encoding Omp28-related outer membrane protein: MKSILLTIGLMVFAISTNGQAIEIPKSQVPLITKISASWCPHCGNWGWNFYEGLREDNVGKAIMVTAHYSGDYRTDAGAAIASNFGIIGQPEFYIGTDRVAANSNNYASMVPSVNSIVNAQLGTAPVVQSGIKARLQPNGMMTVNTSTQFFSTTTGEYYLAMYLLENNFVGYQAGQGNAAAHKNILRAVIGGENFGDLIGLGEIAANTKVDLEHDFNLGSSSFQVGNVEIVAVIWEKIGNKYKYVNANSTTVIDLVSANEEIDNRVAQFTISPNPVFETAVISFQLSEKLSNAELRLFTLDGKQVQVLQANTSFAAGQHRIEIQRSNLKSAGVYLVQLISDQGAISRKLVVQ, from the coding sequence ATGAAAAGTATTTTACTTACAATTGGCTTGATGGTATTTGCCATTTCCACGAATGGTCAAGCAATAGAAATTCCAAAAAGTCAGGTGCCTTTAATTACTAAAATATCGGCCTCTTGGTGCCCTCATTGTGGCAATTGGGGTTGGAACTTTTATGAAGGTTTGCGAGAAGACAACGTTGGGAAGGCCATTATGGTCACCGCACATTATAGTGGGGATTATCGGACCGATGCAGGTGCAGCTATTGCCAGCAATTTCGGAATTATTGGCCAGCCTGAGTTTTATATAGGAACAGATAGGGTAGCCGCAAATTCGAATAATTATGCCAGTATGGTGCCTTCTGTGAATAGCATTGTTAATGCTCAGTTAGGGACAGCTCCCGTGGTACAATCTGGCATAAAGGCCAGGCTTCAGCCCAATGGCATGATGACCGTAAATACGAGCACACAGTTTTTTAGTACCACGACCGGGGAGTACTATTTGGCGATGTACCTATTAGAAAACAACTTTGTGGGTTATCAAGCAGGGCAAGGAAACGCTGCCGCACATAAAAATATATTGCGGGCCGTTATTGGTGGTGAAAACTTTGGCGATTTAATCGGATTAGGAGAGATAGCGGCCAATACGAAGGTGGATTTGGAACATGATTTTAACCTCGGCAGCTCAAGTTTTCAAGTGGGTAATGTAGAAATAGTGGCAGTCATTTGGGAAAAAATCGGGAATAAATACAAATACGTAAATGCGAATTCGACAACGGTCATTGACTTGGTATCGGCCAACGAGGAGATAGACAATCGGGTAGCCCAATTTACGATTTCGCCCAATCCCGTCTTTGAAACAGCCGTTATTTCATTTCAATTAAGTGAGAAACTATCGAATGCTGAACTCCGTTTGTTTACCTTAGACGGTAAACAAGTGCAGGTTTTGCAGGCTAATACTTCCTTTGCAGCGGGGCAACACCGAATTGAAATTCAGCGGTCAAACCTAAAAAGCGCA